One Capsicum annuum cultivar UCD-10X-F1 chromosome 2, UCD10Xv1.1, whole genome shotgun sequence genomic window carries:
- the LOC107860208 gene encoding BTB/POZ domain-containing protein SR1IP1: MVDVDLHNSEGIEQPSSVNNMFTKKKELLSSAMKRTSEWIFSQEIPSDVTVNAGGTSFALHKFPLVSKSGYIRKLVSESNDADASTIEIPDIPGGGEAFELAAKFCYGINFEISTENIALLRCAAEYLEMTEDCAVGNLVGRTEAYFTEVAIKSLAGAVTILHSSENLLPMAEKVKLVSRCIDTIAYIACKDNQFSTSSRAEAGVNGLNPTTFSTPKPIVDWWSEDLTVLRIDFFQRVLIAMMGRGFKQYALGPILMIYAQKSLRGLEIFGKGRKKIEPKQEHEKRVVLETIVSLLPREKNALSVSFLSMLLRAAIYLETTIACRLDLEKRMALQLGQAVLDDLLIPSYSFTGDTLFDVETVQRIMMNFLDNEIEGNRLGDEEYHMSPSLSDMERVGKLMENYLAEIASDRNLSVIKFINLAEIIPEQARITEDGTYRAIDIYLKAHPALSDMERKKVCGVMDCQRLSREACAHAAQNDRLPVQTVVQVLYYEQQRLRDVMDGSQLVATESPALVPSKMNHQFSTDIRPVSDEVSSLKRENQELKFELLKMKTKLKEIEKTNSNSSTTSSPLVITHPSAGKPPLPRKSTNFMSSVSKKLGRFIRADGLTQGKARNKPSKDRRHSIS, encoded by the exons ATGGTGGATGTTGATCTTCATAATTCAGAGGGGATTGAACAACCCTCTAGTGTTAATAATATGTTCACTAAAAAGAAGGAGCTTCTGTCCTCTGCTATGAAGAGGACCTCGGAATG GATTTTCTCCCAAGAGATCCCAAGTGATGTAACTGTTAATGCAGGAGGAACCTCCTTTGCACTGCACAAG TTTCCATTAGTTTCAAAGAGTGGATACATAAGGAAACTGGTTTCAGAATCAAATGATGCTGATGCTTCTACGATCGAAATCCCTGATATACCAGGTGGAGGAGAGGCATTTGAACTTGCAGCAAAGTTTTGTTATggaataaattttgagataagcaCAGAAAACATTGCCTTGCTGAGATGCGCAGCGGAATATCTTGAGATGACAGAAGATTGTGCAGTTGGAAATTTGGTGGGAAGAACTGAGGCCTATTTTACTGAAGTAGCAATAAAGAGCCTTGCTGGTGCAGTTACAATTTTGCATTCATCAGAAAACCTTCTTCCCATGGCAGAGAAAGTAAAACTGGTGAGCCGATGCATAGACACAATTGCATATATAGCCTGCAAGGATAACCAGTTCTCCACATCGAGTAGAGCAGAAGCTGGTGTCAACGGATTGAATCCCACCACATTTTCAACCCCGAAGCCTATAGTTGACTGGTGGTCTGAGGATTTAACCGTCCTTAGAATTGATTTTTTCCAAAGGGTTCTGATTGCAATGATGGGAAGGGGATTCAAGCAATATGCACTTGGACCAATATTAATGATCTATGCACAGAAGTCTCTTCGAGGTTTG GAAATATTTGGAAAGGGAAGGAAAAAGATTGAACCAAAACAAGAACATGAAAAGAGGGTTGTTTTAGAAACCATTGTTAGTCTTCTGCCAAGGGAGAAAAATGCATTGTCGGTTAGCTTTCTGTCAATGCTTCTCCGAGCTGCAATATATCTAGAGACAACGATTGCTTGCAGGCTTGACTTGGAGAAGAGGATGGCATTGCAGCTTGGACAGGCTGTATTGGATGATCTGTTAATTCCCTCATATTCCTTCACTGGGGACACATTGTTTGATGTTGAAACCGTGCAGCGTATTATGATGAATTTCCTTGACAATGAAATAGAGGGAAATCGATTGGGAGATGAAGAGTATCATATGTCTCCTTCATTAAGCGACATGGAGAGGGTTGGGAAACTTATGGAAAATTACCTTGCTGAAATAGCCTCTGACCGCAATCTATCCGTTATAAAATTCATTAATCTTGCTGAAATCATTCCAGAGCAAGCAAGGATCACTGAAGATGGAACATACAGGGCCATTGACATTTACTTGAAG GCACATCCAGCTCTAAGCGACATGGAAAGAAAAAAGGTTTGCGGTGTTATGGACTGTCAAAGGCTATCTCGGGAAGCTTGTGCTCATGCTGCTCAAAATGATAGGCTTCCTGTTCAGACAGTTGTGCAAGTACTCTACTACGAGCAGCAGCGCCTTCGCGATGTCATGGATGGTAGCCAGCTTGTAGCAACTGAATCTCCAGCTCTTGTTCCTTCCAAAATGAATCATCAGTTCTCCACTGATATCCGCCCTGTTTCAGACGAGGTCTCTAGTCTAAAACGAGAAAATCAGGAGCTGAAATTCGAGCTGCTGAAAATGAAGACAAAACTGAAAGAAATTGAGAAAACGAATTCAAACAGCTCAACTACAAGCAGCCCTTTGGTCATCACTCATCCATCAGCTGGTAAACCTCCTTTGCCAAGAAAATCCACGAACTTCATGAGCTCAGTATCGAAAAAACTGGGAAGATTTATTCGAGCTGATGGACTCACGCAAGGCAAAGCCCGAAATAAACCAAGTAAAGATAGACGTCATTCCATATCGTGA